In the Primulina tabacum isolate GXHZ01 chromosome 15, ASM2559414v2, whole genome shotgun sequence genome, CCACACTTCGCTTGCTCCTAGGCATCTCGGAATCCATATGTTACTCAACCATTGGCCATAGTATATGTCAGTTCCATTCTAAAACCAGGGCACCCTTGTGGAGTATGCCCTTATTGTCCTTTTCTTGGATCCGATTCAATGGATTTCCCTATTAACGTGTTCAGAACTAAGCTACGACAAAGACATAGAggaaaattttctttacaactgATGGGGTCTGGTCGTGATTTGCTACTGTTTTCTGGGTTGAGTAACACCTATGATACTTCTACTTTCTGCATTTGCGACCCATTGACTTTTGAATGGTTCACTCTCCCGCAATTTAAAGGGCATGGAATACGATATCTAGAAGTTGGCTTCATGGTATAAGAGGATGGCACGTTTTTGGGTTGTGCAGATTGTACCACATCAGCCCACGCATTTACTCAGTTTCCTTGTTTTTCATTCAGCGAAGGGTAAATGATGCATAACAAAGCGGTAAATACTCTCCCTGTTGAGTTGATTGGGGCCAAGAGGACTATAGTTTATCATGTAAAAGTTATTTCAAAGTAAACACAAATTTAATCGGGATTGCAGTGACAAAATATATGGATGTTCCTTGTTTTCTCATTAAGAAATATGTAGTGTGTTGAGTGTTATTTATTCTAATTAAAATGTTATGCagtattttcaagatttttttaTCTGGTCCCAATTCAATATTCTGTTGGCGAAAAAATATAGTGAAACGATATTTTAATCTTAACATTGCTACTTTTTCTTCAAAATGTTCTCAATATTTTTTAAGTCTTCAAAAGAAGCTAATATCTGCAATGCAATTTCTGCAATGAAAATTAATAGTGAATGACGGATTAATGTATTAGGTGCATATAAATTTCTACATAAGAATGATCCCACTTATTTGCACCTACAAAAAGGGCGAGACAGAACTAACAAAGTGATTGTTTGGAAATATATTTTTGGATTAATTCTATGTATAAAGCAAACATGATTGGTGAATATATAGTACCCCTTAATATCCTGGGATAACTGGTGGTGGTGGGGATGCATAACTTGCGCCCAAGTGTGGTGGGAGGACGACTGGTTTGAAAACCGGAGGAGGTGGTGATAGTTGAGGAGCTGGAGGTGGCGGTAGGTTGATATGTGGGGGTGGAGAGAACAATggtggcggcggcggcggtggtggtggtgatTGGACAGGAGGTGGGGGAGATAAAACTGGTGGAGGTGGTGAATGGACAGgtggcggtggtggtggtgatTGGACAGGAGGTGGGGGAGATAAAACTGGTGGAGGTGGTGAATGGAcaggcggcggcggcggcggtgaTTGGACAGGAGGTGGGGGAGATAAAATTGGTGGAGGTGGTGAATGGACATGTGGCGGCGGCGGTGGTGATTGGACAGGAGGTGGGGGAGATAAAACAGGTGGCGGCGGTGAATGGACAGGTGGAGGCGGAGAGTGAACAGGTGGTGGTGGAGAGAAAAAAAGGGGTGGGGGTGGGGAGTGCATTGGTGGAGGAGGTGGGGAGTGGACAGGCGGCTGTGGTGGTGAGTacactggaggtggaggagaAACAACCCGacgtggtggtggtggtgggggTGGGGAGTACATTGGTGGAGGAGGTGGGGAGTGGACAGGCGGCTGTGGTGGTGAGTacactggaggtggaggagaAACAACCGGACGTGGTGGTGGTGAGTACGTTGGAAGTGGAGGGGAGACAaccggaggtggtggtggtgagtACACTAGAGGTGGAGGTGGTGACTGAATATGAGGTGGTGGAGGTGAGAAGACAAGTGGCGGAGGTGGTGACTGAACAGGCAGTGGGGGTGAGAAGACTGGTGGTGGAGGGGATGACTGAACATGCGGTGGAGGCGAGAATATATGTGGTGGAGCTGAATTTGCACGTGGCTGTGGGGGGAAAACTGGAATAGGCGACCCAATGGGTGGTGGGGGTGATGTGTAGGATCCACCGATTGTATATGGAATCGGTTTCTCTGCTTTAGGAGCAATCGGAATTGGAGTATGCTTCGGAGCAGGAGGTTGGACATGAACCTTAGGTGGTCTCACTGTGGGAGGTGGAATCGAAACCTTTGGTGGCTTTGAGTGCCCTGGTTTAGGACTTTGTAGAGTTGGTGTAAAATGGGAAGCCTTTGGTGGAGAAGACTTTGGTGAGATTGGTTTAAGATTTTGTGGTTGTGACTTTGGTGCTGAGGGGTTGGTTGGCTTTACCGTAGGTGGAATTTCCCTAGACTTCGTTGGAGTTTCTTTCTTGGGGCTTGGTTTTGAAGGACCGTCATTCTTGGGAAGCTTCGGCTTTGCCCCTTGACCATCATTAGAAGGTCTGCATCCCGTAGAATTGCAATCCACTacttttttcaagattttgtaaCATTCATCTTCCGATCTTTGTTGTACCTCTCCAACAAAACAATTTTTATTCCCATTTACCATGAGCCCTGGTATGACGTCGGGATAGCATTGTGGATCCTTCGTATCGAAGTAGTTCGAAGAGAATGTAAAATTCTTCAAACTTGGCAATGTGCAGATACTTTCAGGCACCCTACCCCTAAGCGTGTTCTTTTCAATGTCCAAGATTTCCAAGCCTTGCATGTATTCCATGCCTTGTGGAAGGTCTCCTACAAACTTATTACAGCTGATGTCGAAAACTGTGGTAGTGTTCAAAAGGGTGATATCTTCCGGTAAACACCCAGAAAGCTCATTTTTCGATGCGATGAACTCGTCCAACATACCTGCCATGTTTCCAATGCTTTGTGGAATGCATCCCTTCAACTTGTTGTTGGAGATCACCACCACAGAAGCCGGTGAGTCGCCTAGATTCTCCGGGATGTTGGAATGAAACCGGTTGTTGTTCAAGAAAATGGCATCGAGGTCTTTATCGAACAACTCTTTTGGCAATTCCCCTTCAAAATCATTGAACCTTAAATCAAGGTACTTGAGATTGGGAAGTTCCAATACAACGTCCGGAAAAGGTCCCACAAATCGATTGTTGCTCAAGTCGAGCTCGTGGATAAGATTCATATGCTTGATAGTAGGTGGCACGATCCCACAAAACCGGTTCGAGTTTATATGCAGAAGACTGATATCTGATAAGTACCCAAGAGCTTCAGGAAGATGCCctgcaatatctgcatggtTCAAGTCGACCCCAGCAACCACGGTGTCATTAGAATTGTCCAAGGCCTGCTCACAAAAGACACCATTATACGCACAAACATCTGCTCCCTCCCAGTTACTCGTAAAGTTAAATGGGTCAGAATATATAGCCTTCTTCCACTCCTGAAGAGCAACATAAGCCTTTTTTAGCCTAGAATTTGGGAATGTAGCACCTGTATCGTCCGAATATTCGTACTCAAGAAGAAGATCATCTCCTTTTTCCAAATGTAAAAGCTGGCGACGAGCAATATGTGCTGCTTCAAGATCAGTTAATGCATTCGAGAATGAAGAGATAAGAGAAAAGACGAAGAGAAAGCAGCCGAAAGCAAATTTTTTCCGAGGGTTCGCCATTGCCTAACCCCCTAGGACAAGCCCAAGGCCGCTAATTGTAAAGACATAAACAAGAAGAAATAAGGATGAATATATGGAGGGTGTGGGATGATTGCATGAGGCTGGTGAAGCATATTTCTTGGAGCATTTTCACCTCAAGTTGTTGGAGAGGTCTGTGTGAATTCTGTGCACAGAATTTAGGAGGCTTTGCTCATATTTCTCCTAATTTTTCTGAATGGATTAAAAGCACAACACTAAGAATAGAGGTTGATGTTCTTTTCTTAGATTAGTTTGGCTTTGGTTGTGAGAAAATCCTGGGATTTTTATGTTGTTTGTCTGTAATTTTTTGTTATCCAGCAACGCTTCTGCATTTTGTTTCGTCGGAACATtggatttttgttttttttaaaaaaaaaatagaaaaggaGGTGTACCTATTTTCAAGATATTACGTCCATATTTTTCAGTTGCCGCATATTGAGACATATACTTGAACAATTGAActtcacatgtatattatatacaGCTAATGACTATTTTACGAAATGATCGatggaaaaatatttaaaattacatgTCATAGTTCATAACATACGATTCCACATTAGATCAACATTTGTGCTTATTATATAGAGTTGAAAATGAATAATAACAAAAAATGAAGCAACGTTCACTATCAAACTTCCAAAAAATTTGGCAAATATAGACTTGGTAAAAACAAACTAACATGAATAGAAAACTAAATAACAACCTTGGActattaaatatttgaattcaACAAGATAAGATtggaataaatttaatttaaataagatTTAGATGATTTTGTATTTTActgaaattataatatttttttcaatattaaACATTATATTGAATTATGAAGACATATAACTTATATTTAACACATTCttgtaaattttata is a window encoding:
- the LOC142527947 gene encoding uncharacterized protein LOC142527947 — its product is MANPRKKFAFGCFLFVFSLISSFSNALTDLEAAHIARRQLLHLEKGDDLLLEYEYSDDTGATFPNSRLKKAYVALQEWKKAIYSDPFNFTSNWEGADVCAYNGVFCEQALDNSNDTVVAGVDLNHADIAGHLPEALGYLSDISLLHINSNRFCGIVPPTIKHMNLIHELDLSNNRFVGPFPDVVLELPNLKYLDLRFNDFEGELPKELFDKDLDAIFLNNNRFHSNIPENLGDSPASVVVISNNKLKGCIPQSIGNMAGMLDEFIASKNELSGCLPEDITLLNTTTVFDISCNKFVGDLPQGMEYMQGLEILDIEKNTLRGRVPESICTLPSLKNFTFSSNYFDTKDPQCYPDVIPGLMVNGNKNCFVGEVQQRSEDECYKILKKVVDCNSTGCRPSNDGQGAKPKLPKNDGPSKPSPKKETPTKSREIPPTVKPTNPSAPKSQPQNLKPISPKSSPPKASHFTPTLQSPKPGHSKPPKVSIPPPTVRPPKVHVQPPAPKHTPIPIAPKAEKPIPYTIGGSYTSPPPPIGSPIPVFPPQPRANSAPPHIFSPPPHVQSSPPPPVFSPPLPVQSPPPPLVFSPPPPHIQSPPPPLVYSPPPPPVVSPPLPTYSPPPRPVVSPPPPVYSPPQPPVHSPPPPPMYSPPPPPPPRRVVSPPPPVYSPPQPPVHSPPPPPMHSPPPPLFFSPPPPVHSPPPPVHSPPPPVLSPPPPVQSPPPPPHVHSPPPPILSPPPPVQSPPPPPPVHSPPPPVLSPPPPVQSPPPPPPVHSPPPPVLSPPPPVQSPPPPPPPPPLFSPPPHINLPPPPAPQLSPPPPVFKPVVLPPHLGASYASPPPPVIPGY